GTTGGAGGCCTTGTAACTGCAGATATCGGTATTCCATTTGAAGCAGAGTATTTTGTTAATTTCGGCGACTTTTTAAGACTTAAAAACAGGGATTCAAATTCACATAAAGGCAATAACGGCCGTTTACTTATTGTTGGGGGATCTTCTGATTATTCCGGTGCTCCGGCTATTGCTGGAATGGCTGCAATCGGCGCGGGTGCAGATTTAGTTTATGTTGCCTCTCCTCAAAAGGCAGCTGAAGCTATTAAAGCTACTTCTCCTGATTTAATTGTTAAATCTCTTGCAGGTGATGAATTGTCTTTAAAAAACAGTGAAGAAATTATTAAACTGTCACAAAATGTCGATGCTGTATTAATTGGTCCTGGATCAGGAATTTCTGATGAGACTTCAAAATTATTTAATGTGCTTGTCTCAAAAATAAAAAAACCTATTGTTCTGGATGCTGATGCTTTAAAAATGGTCGAATTGGCGCTGATTAAAAACCGTGAAGATATCATTTTAACTCCTCATATTTTTGAATTTAAATCATTTTTCAAACTCGAAAACGGTTTGGAACTGGACATAGATTCATATGACTTTAAACTGGTTGATGAAAACATTGAAAAATTCCAACAAATCACCCGCCAAATAAAAGGAACGGTTGTTATTAAAGGAAAATTCGATTTGATTTTATCTGGAAATAACTTTAAGATTAATAAAACTGGCAATCCTGGAATGACTGTTGGGGGAACTGGTGATGCACTTTCAGGTGTTGCTGCTAGTTTATTTGCTCAAGGATTAAATGCTTTTGATAGTGCTGCTCTTGCCACTTTTATTAATGGCCTTGCAGGTGATGAGGCTTTTAATGTTAAAGGAAATGGGTTTTCAGCATCAGATCTGGTGTCCTTTATTGGAAATGTGATTAAAAATGGATTATGTTAAAGGAATTTTTAAAAATCGTCCAAACAGATTTATCGCTGAGGTCGAAATCGACGGCAAAATGGAAAAGGCTCATGTGCCGAATACAGGCAGATGTAAGGAGTTACTGGTTGAGGATGCTGCTGTTTGGCTTAAACCTTCAGACAATCCAAATAGAAAAACCAAATTTTCACTTCATTTTGTAGAAAACAAAAATGTGCTGGTGTCACTTTACTCTCAGCAAGCCAATAGCATTGTTTATGATTCAATCGTTGAAGGTAAAATTAAAGAACTTGTAGGATATTCTGTTCATCAAAGAGAAAAGAGCGTTGACAATTCAAGAATTGACATATATCTTTCAAATGAAACTGAGGAATGTTATGTTGAAGTAAAAGGTGTCACTCTAATTGTTGATGGTGAAGCCAGATTTCCAGATGCTCCTACTGAAAGGGGAGTAAAACACCTAAAAGAGCTAATAAAGCTTAAAAAAGAGAAAAATCGTTGCATTGTTTTTTTCCTAATTCAACATCCTGCTGGCAAATTCTTCAGACCAAACTGGGAAAATGATCCGGTTTTTTCTCAAACACTAAATGAAGCCTATGGCGAAGGTGTTGAAATACTTGTTTACAGGTGCGACAATCAGCTAGAAGGAATAACCTTGATTCCGGAATCTCTAAATTTTGATTTGGGCAAAAATTTCCCCGATGGCATCGTTAATGATTAGTGTTGCAAGATTATCATATGGTGTTTTACTTTTGTTAATCAGGACAAGGGTTTCACCGTTAAAATAGTTTATAAGTCCTGCTGCTGGATAAACAACAAGTGAAGTTCCCCCAACAATTAATGTGTCTGCTTGAGAGATGTAATCTGCTGAAAAATTTAAAATCCCGTTGTTTAGAGGTTCTTCATATAACACAACATCCGGTTTTATAATGCCTCCGCACTCACACTTGGGTATTCCGTCACTTTCTAGAATATAGTCTAAATTGTATTTTTTCCCGCAGATCTGGCAGGTATTTCTGTGAATGCTTCCATGAAGTTCCAATACATTTTTACTTCCTACCTTCTGGTGAAGGCCATCAATGTTTTGTGTAATGATGGCTTTTAATTTTCCAGCTTTTTCTAATTCGGCTAGTGCTGTGTGTGCAGGGTTTGGTTTTGCATCTTTAAAAATAAGGTTTTCCTTATAATATTGGAAAAATTCTTCGGTATGGTCTAAATAATAGCTATGTGAAACAAGATTTTCAGGTGTGTCTCCATATTTTTTCAAACTTTGAAAAATTCCATTTTCAGACCTGAAATCAGGAATTCCACTTTCTGTTGAGACTCCTGCCCCTCCAAAAAACACAATGCTTTTAGAATTGTCAATAATTTCCTGCAATTGATTAATTTTAGACATAAACTATAAAAAAATAAGTAATGATAGCTATAAAGCTATCTGTTTAATTTTTGGTAATTGGCCGCTTGAAGACCGTGGTATTTAATCATACCTTCAACTTCTCTTTGGTCAGTTTCCTTGTCTTCAAAGGTAATCTGTTCAATGCTGTGTAGGCTAAATGGAGATTTTCTAACTAGCGGTTGGATGGAACCTTTGAAAAGTTTCATTACAACTTCTCCACTAACTCTTTCTTGCATCTTGTCAAATGCGTTGTCCAAATCTTCTCTTAATGGTTCTTGCCAGAGAGCTCTGTAGACTAAATCAGCATAAAGTGTTGACATGTATTCTGCAAATCTTAATTCATCAGTAGTTAAAACCAATTCCTCTAAAGACTGGTGAGCAGCAATTAATAATTTAGCGCCCGGCACTTCGTAGTTTTCCCTACTTTTAAGACCAATCATTCTGTTTTCAATTGTATCTACTCTTCCGACACCATTGTTTCCGGCAATTTCATTTGCTTTTCTGATAAGGTCAATTAAAGGCATCATTTCGCCGTTGATAGCTATTGGAACACCTTCTTCAAATTCAATTGTTACTTTTTCAGGTTCGTCATTTGCATCTTGCCAGGATTTGGTCCATTCATAGATTTCTTCAGGAGGTTCGTTTGCAGGGTCTTCCAATATGTCTCCTTCAATTGATCTTCCCCAAATGTTTTCATCAATACTGTAAAGCTTGTCTGAACTTAATTCGATTCCTTTAGCTTTTGCATATTCTACTTCTTCAGTTCTTGTTAAGTTTAATTCTCTGATTGGTGCAATGATGTCTAAATCAGACATTGCAAGAATAACTGCTTCAAATCTAAATTGGTCGTTTCCTTTTCCGGTACATCCATGTGCAATAGCAGTTGCTCCTTCTTTTTTAGCTATATCGATAATTTTTTGAGCAATAAGGGGTCTTGCAAGTGCAGTGCTTAATGGGTAACCTTCATATTCTGCATTTGCTTTGATTGCACGTGCGATGTATTCATTTGCAAATTCATCTCTTGCATCGATATTGTAGTGTTTTAAACCACCAATTTTAGATGCCATGGTTTTTGCTTTTTCCATTTCTTCTTCGCCTTGTCCAACATCTACACATGCGGTAATAACTTCCACATCATACTTTTCTTCTAATAATTTGACGCAAACAGAGGTATCTAATCCTCCACTGAATGCTAAAACTACTTTTTCAGTCATAATTAATCACCGTTAATAAATAAATAATAATTATATATTCATTTAATAATTTTATTTTTAATAGTATTTATAATTTTTAAGTGTTTATATGGTTAAATATCGATTAATAATTTTTCACCTTCAACAAATTCAATAAGTCTGTTGTATGTTGGATTATTTTTTAAAGTATTTTTATTTCCTATAATTATTAATTTTCTCTTAGCTCGTGTTATTGCAACATTTAATCGCCTTAAATCTTGTAAAAATCCAATATTTCCATTATTATTGCTTCTGACTGTTGATATTATTATGATTTCTTTTTCTCTTCCCTGAAATCCGTCAACTGTTTTTACTTCAACAGGTGTGTTGTCTTGTATGATTTTTACTTGATCTGCATATGGGGTAATTATTCCGATATCTTCTGTGCCGACGCCTGCCTTCAAATAATCTTCAGCAATATTTACGGCAATTTCAGATTCTAATTGGTTTATTATTGATTTTGAATCTTTTAAGTGGTTTTCTCCATTGTTTTCAGCATTTGACGTATTGATGAATAGCAATGCTTCTTCATGTTTATTTGGACTGAGCAGGTCATCAATATCAATATTACTAACGCTTGAATCGCTTTTTAAACCGTTATTGTAAAATTCCTTATTCGGAAATTCCATAAGCAGATTATTCATTCTATACTGGACATTTAATAGCTGTGATTTAAAAGGATATTTTTTAATCAGTTCTTCAAATAATGTTTTTTTCAATTCGTCTGCTTTAGCGCTTATGATTGTAGGAGGCAGTTGTTTGTGGTCTCCTGCAAGTATAAATCGGTGTGCTTTGGATATCGGAATTAATATACTTGGTATTGTTGCTTGTGAAGCTTCATCAATGATGGCTACGTCAAATTTTGTTTGAGATATTGATTCAAGGGCTGCTGATGAGTTTGTTGCAAGAATAACATCACTCTTTTCAATAATGTCTCTAATCATCTTATTTTCAATCCGTTTTATATCGTCATGGGCTTCATCAATTTCCTGATTATATTCAATCCATTGCGCCATTGATTTCATTTTCTCAAAAGTTATTCCGCGCCCTCCTTTTCCTTTAGATGCATTGTGGAGAATCTCATAGTCTCCATATCCTCGTCTGTATTGAGGTGTTGGTTTTGTATAGTTTTTCCTTTTTTCTATTAATTTGTCAATTTTTTTGTAAATCCTGTCAATTTTTTTATTTAATTCGTGTTTTTCAACTTTATATGCTAGTGTCTGGGTGATGTTGTGTTTTGATACTCTTTGGGGATGTCCAAGCCTGGTTAAGTTTAATTTTTTATTATCCATTAATCTTTCTAAAATATTATCTACGGCCGCATTGCTCTCGGCAGTAGCCAGGACCTTATGGTTCTGTCTTGTTTCTTGTGAAATTAATTCAACTAATGTCCTTGTTTTACCGGTTCCAAAGGGACCATGAATTAAAAAGAAATTTTCACATGACAGAGCGTTTTTAACAGCCGATTTTTGAGATTCATTAAGTGATTTGTCAATGTAATCGATATAAGGTGGGGATTTATTTTTTTTAGGATTTCTCTGACTTAAAATATACTCTAAGGCATTTTTTCCTTTCAGGTTTAAATGTCTTAAATTATCTTCCATTCTTCTAAAAGTTACATCATTTGCATATAAATCAATTCTGACTTTCTTTTTTAAGGCCCATTTTGGAATTCTCTTATCAAATGCAACTTTAATAAATCGGGATCCTTTTTCAGTTACTGTTCCGGTTAAATCACTTCGAAGAGGATTGTCGCTACTGATCAAAACCATGTCTCCAACAGAAATTTCACTATCAATGGGCTTTGACCGGCCATATTGGACAATTTCCAATCCTAATTCTTTGCCGATGTTCTTTCCTTTAACTTTATTTATGGCTCTGCCAAGTTCTTCCCGTTTTTTGCCAGACATGGTGCTGATTTCATGAGTCATCAAATCTATTTCAGCATCTCTTTCATAATTGACCAGTTTTATTAATCTTTTAATGTATTTTTTCAATTTAATCCCTATTTTTAAATAAGAGTTTTTATCTATAATTAATATATGTATTTTAAAAAGGTAGAACGATTTGAAAATCTGGAAATGAGTTATATTTCTGATTTTTCAGGAGCCTACATTTCAAGAAACAATAAAATCCTAAATGAACTGGAATTGAATTCCTTAACTCAGTTTATTTTAGAAAAAGCCGTTTATGGAACTTCTATTTTTAAATTAGGAAATTGTGGAAATAAAATATTGCTTTTATCTGGAATACATGGAAATGAATTGGCTCCTCAAATAGCTAATGTATTGCTGCTGAATGATTTAATTGGTAAAGATTTGAATCATACAGTTTATTTTATACCTTTTGCATGCCCAAAATCATCTATGAATAATGAAAGAACCTTCAATTCAAAGGATTTAAATCGTTCTGCTCACATCAACAATTCTTTAAGTAATTTGATAGTCAGATGCATTGAAAACTTGGACATTGATTTTGTTGGTGATTTTCATTCCACTGCGCATAATTCAAATCCTGGGTGCGAATCTATTTTTTCATCTAAATGTCCGACTCCTGAAAGCTTTCTAATAGCTAATTATATTTCAAAAGATGTTGGATCTAAAATGATTTATTTTAATTATGCCGGATCTTCTTATAAGGGGGCGATGGAAGATGTTTGCAACTTAAAAGGAATTCCTGCTGTTACCTGTGAAGTTTTATGTCCATTCGGCAATGTTACTTCACAGGCCATTAGAAAGTCTTTTTATCAGATGAAAAGTTTTTTATCATATTTTGGAATTTAAGGTTACTTTTCAAATGCTCTTGGATTATTTATTTTTAATAATTATTTAAATAGTATTTATAAGGTGATTTAAGTGTCGTCTTATAAATGGCATTCTATATTTGCATTAATTCTGGCAGGCATGTTTTTTCACAGTCCATTGTTGATTGCTCTAACATTAATTGGTGCAAATATTCCTGACTTTGACCATAAATTCAAAAAGGAAAACGTCTATAAGATTATCATTTTCGGGTTAGTTCTCTTCATTTCTCTTTATATAATTGAATTGCCTTATTATGTTGGTTTAATAATTGTATTTTTAGGAGCAATATTTTATTTTTCCCAGCATCGCAGTTTTACACATTCCATCTTTGGAGTGTTGACATTGACTTCGGCAGTTAGTCTGATATTAATTTGGGCTTTGCAGTTAATTGTTTCAGTAACCTCATTAAAAAATCACTATTTGATTCTGGCTATTTTAATTGCTCTTTTAAGCTTCATGTTCTTAAATAAGAAATTATTAATGGTGTTTTTACCAACATTTTTCATCAGTTTATTTGTTATTAAAACAGGCGAAATTTCATATATTGAAATTGCTTTAAGTCTGTTTTTAGGTGTGTTTTCACATATTGTCCTTGATTCATTCACCCCTTCTGGAATTAAAATATTTTCTCCAATATCTTCAAAAAAGGTTTATAAAAGTTTTGGACTGGCTGTGGTTTTTATTTTATCTTTAATTTCAATAGTTTATCACGCTCCAGTTTTATTTAAACTATTTGAAATTTATGTCAGTTAATCGATTTTCTGCAGTAATGAAGTCGTAAAAACAACCTTTTTTTTCATGCATTAAACGCCTTTAAATGTGCTAAACATTATTTATTTTAATTTTTTTAAGATATGCGGTCTTTTCAGTATACTTTTTTTTAAAAATTGTCGTGGCGGCATGATTTTTTATGAGTTTTTTTCATGAATGCATAACATTTATAATAAATAATCATGATAAATAATAATGTTTTTATTTAGTCAATTTTTTGACTTTTTTAATATAATGAAATGGAGCTTATTTAATGTTTTTGGCTAGAATTGGGTATGGAATTATTTATTTCTTAGACCTTATTTATGAAATCATTAAAGCAACATTTGATGTTGCATTTAATGCGGTTATGATGAGGAATATTGATCCGGTTGTTGTCGATATTGAAACTGTTTTAGAAAGGCCAGTTTCACAGACAATTTTGGCAAACAGTATTTCTTTGACTCCCGGTACTTTGTCTGTTGATTTGGACAGTGAAAATAACATTATCAAAGTAGCTACTATTTCTCCAAGAAAAAAAGAGGAAATTATTCCTTTTGAACAGTATATAAAAAAAATGTTGGAATGAAATTCTCATTTTTTTATTAAATAATCGAGTGAGATAGTATGGATGTATTATTTATTTCAAAATATATTGTGGTTATTGCATTAATGATAATAATGTTGACTGCTTTGAGAATAGGTGCATATAAATCCACATCAATGGGGCTTTTAGGAAGCTCAATTGTTATAAATGCATTTGCAGTTGCATTATTGATTATTGGAGAATTGTATAATCTCGAATTCTTTAGAGATATATCCTTAGCTTTAATATTCTTTGGTTTTGTAGGAACTATTGTTTTTGCTGCAGTTTTGGGGGGTGATGATTAGTGATAGAATATGTTCAATCAATTCTTCTTGTCCTGGCAGCCATTTTAATAATAATTTCTGCAATAGGTCTCCTTACTTTTGATAAAGGTACAAAGAATGTTGTTTATGCAAGAATTCACATTATGGGTATTTTTGATGTTGCATGTATTATTGCGTTGATTGCAATTGGCCAGTATCTGCTTGCAGGAATTTACTTTATTTTAGCACCATTTATTGCCCATGCAATTGCTAATGCTTATTGGAAGAAAGAAGATATTGAAAATAATTTAGATTTACAAAATGTTGAAGAAGATGTAGATGAAAATAATCCGTTTTTCCATTCTAAGGAAAAAGTGCAAGCTTTAGAAAGTGAAGATTCTGAAAAACTCAAAGCTGATGAAAAATTTTCAGTTACTACATTAGAAATTAAAGAGGATGAGTAAGATGATAGAGTTTGTATTATGTTTAATAATCGTTTTAAGTGCAATTCTTGCTCTTATCCAAAAAGATTTATTGAAAGCAGCAATTTTGACAGGTTTTTCTGGCGGGGCTCTGGCAGTTCTTTTCCAAATATTATTGGCGCCGGATGTTGCTTTAACCCAAGCTATTGTGGGTGCAGCAATTATACCTGTATTTATTGCTCTGGCTGTTAAAAAAACTCAAAGGGAGGATAGCTGATGGCACAAACACAACTTGCAATATTATTGACTTCCGGTGCATTGGTCATTATCGGACTTTATTCTGCAATTTTTCTTGATAATATCGTAAAAAAGGTTATTGGTATTAGTTTCATTGAAGAGGGTGCTAATTTATTCATTGTTGCTATTGGCTATAAGGCAGGAGGTGTTGTTCCTATTTTAATGCCTGGAATGGATACTTCTTGGTTTGCTTCAAATGCAGCATATCCATTGCCGTTTGGGTTAGTACTTACCAGTATTGTAATTGGCGCAAGTACTTTGGCCGTTATGCTTGCATTGGTAATGGTTCTTTATAGAAAATACGGCACTTTAAGTACAAAGGTGATGCTGGCAGATACATCAAAACAGGAGGAATATCATGAATGAATTAATCCCACTTATGGTTGTTGTTCCTTTAATGGCAGCATTGATTATTAGTGCTTTTTCAAAGTTCAATAAAGCTTCTAAAGTTTTCGCATTTGTTGTTGCAATCTGTCTTCCGCTGATTCCATTATTGTCAAATTATGGTCTTCATTACTTTGGAGGATATGAGCCGATATTGGATAATGTGACAAGTACAGTATATCATCCGGCAATTACCTATTCATTTACATTCTTGCAACAGGTATTCATTGCAATGGTTGGTCTTTTAACATTTTTAGTTGTATTTGTTTATTTAACTAAATATAAAAAGATTTCAGGACCCTATTTGTTTTTATTGTTCTTGGGTACAGCTGCTGTTACTGCAATCCTTTTGACAGATGATATATTCCACATGTTTGTATTCTTTGAAATATTGGCTCTCGCTCAGGTAGGTATTGTTGCAGCTTCATCAATTGATTATAGTTATGAAATGGCATTAAAATATATGGTTTTAGGCGCTATTGGAAGCCCGATAATGCTTTTAGGAATTGGATTCTTATTGGCGTTAACTGGTAGTGTGAATATAACCGATATTGTCGCTGCAGTTCATAACGGATTTGTCGACGCCACATCTCCAGTATTTTTATTATC
The sequence above is drawn from the Methanobrevibacter sp. genome and encodes:
- a CDS encoding IGHMBP2 family helicase, which produces MKKYIKRLIKLVNYERDAEIDLMTHEISTMSGKKREELGRAINKVKGKNIGKELGLEIVQYGRSKPIDSEISVGDMVLISSDNPLRSDLTGTVTEKGSRFIKVAFDKRIPKWALKKKVRIDLYANDVTFRRMEDNLRHLNLKGKNALEYILSQRNPKKNKSPPYIDYIDKSLNESQKSAVKNALSCENFFLIHGPFGTGKTRTLVELISQETRQNHKVLATAESNAAVDNILERLMDNKKLNLTRLGHPQRVSKHNITQTLAYKVEKHELNKKIDRIYKKIDKLIEKRKNYTKPTPQYRRGYGDYEILHNASKGKGGRGITFEKMKSMAQWIEYNQEIDEAHDDIKRIENKMIRDIIEKSDVILATNSSAALESISQTKFDVAIIDEASQATIPSILIPISKAHRFILAGDHKQLPPTIISAKADELKKTLFEELIKKYPFKSQLLNVQYRMNNLLMEFPNKEFYNNGLKSDSSVSNIDIDDLLSPNKHEEALLFINTSNAENNGENHLKDSKSIINQLESEIAVNIAEDYLKAGVGTEDIGIITPYADQVKIIQDNTPVEVKTVDGFQGREKEIIIISTVRSNNNGNIGFLQDLRRLNVAITRAKRKLIIIGNKNTLKNNPTYNRLIEFVEGEKLLIDI
- a CDS encoding NAD(P)H-hydrate dehydratase codes for the protein MKPLDMMVTDYNCEYLGLSRLCLMESAGKSLAEEVGKIAVYTFAKPVKVVIFTGSGGNAGDGFVAARYLLNRGYNVDIYMLKDNIHSGDARINLEILKNMKPRLSRLNIFNLKNLDDINNCEVAKSRDEEFVIVDGLLGTGIKGKLQTNIKRAIEIINESDGIKISVDVPSGMDPLTGEIADLAVVPDYTISFHKIKTGVRNADEEVVGGLVTADIGIPFEAEYFVNFGDFLRLKNRDSNSHKGNNGRLLIVGGSSDYSGAPAIAGMAAIGAGADLVYVASPQKAAEAIKATSPDLIVKSLAGDELSLKNSEEIIKLSQNVDAVLIGPGSGISDETSKLFNVLVSKIKKPIVLDADALKMVELALIKNREDIILTPHIFEFKSFFKLENGLELDIDSYDFKLVDENIEKFQQITRQIKGTVVIKGKFDLILSGNNFKINKTGNPGMTVGGTGDALSGVAASLFAQGLNAFDSAALATFINGLAGDEAFNVKGNGFSASDLVSFIGNVIKNGLC
- a CDS encoding metal-dependent hydrolase encodes the protein MSSYKWHSIFALILAGMFFHSPLLIALTLIGANIPDFDHKFKKENVYKIIIFGLVLFISLYIIELPYYVGLIIVFLGAIFYFSQHRSFTHSIFGVLTLTSAVSLILIWALQLIVSVTSLKNHYLILAILIALLSFMFLNKKLLMVFLPTFFISLFVIKTGEISYIEIALSLFLGVFSHIVLDSFTPSGIKIFSPISSKKVYKSFGLAVVFILSLISIVYHAPVLFKLFEIYVS
- a CDS encoding succinylglutamate desuccinylase/aspartoacylase family protein, with translation MYFKKVERFENLEMSYISDFSGAYISRNNKILNELELNSLTQFILEKAVYGTSIFKLGNCGNKILLLSGIHGNELAPQIANVLLLNDLIGKDLNHTVYFIPFACPKSSMNNERTFNSKDLNRSAHINNSLSNLIVRCIENLDIDFVGDFHSTAHNSNPGCESIFSSKCPTPESFLIANYISKDVGSKMIYFNYAGSSYKGAMEDVCNLKGIPAVTCEVLCPFGNVTSQAIRKSFYQMKSFLSYFGI
- a CDS encoding NAD-dependent protein deacylase, with the translated sequence MSKINQLQEIIDNSKSIVFFGGAGVSTESGIPDFRSENGIFQSLKKYGDTPENLVSHSYYLDHTEEFFQYYKENLIFKDAKPNPAHTALAELEKAGKLKAIITQNIDGLHQKVGSKNVLELHGSIHRNTCQICGKKYNLDYILESDGIPKCECGGIIKPDVVLYEEPLNNGILNFSADYISQADTLIVGGTSLVVYPAAGLINYFNGETLVLINKSKTPYDNLATLIINDAIGEIFAQIKI
- a CDS encoding argininosuccinate synthase, with protein sequence MTEKVVLAFSGGLDTSVCVKLLEEKYDVEVITACVDVGQGEEEMEKAKTMASKIGGLKHYNIDARDEFANEYIARAIKANAEYEGYPLSTALARPLIAQKIIDIAKKEGATAIAHGCTGKGNDQFRFEAVILAMSDLDIIAPIRELNLTRTEEVEYAKAKGIELSSDKLYSIDENIWGRSIEGDILEDPANEPPEEIYEWTKSWQDANDEPEKVTIEFEEGVPIAINGEMMPLIDLIRKANEIAGNNGVGRVDTIENRMIGLKSRENYEVPGAKLLIAAHQSLEELVLTTDELRFAEYMSTLYADLVYRALWQEPLREDLDNAFDKMQERVSGEVVMKLFKGSIQPLVRKSPFSLHSIEQITFEDKETDQREVEGMIKYHGLQAANYQKLNR
- a CDS encoding monovalent cation/H+ antiporter subunit E is translated as MFLARIGYGIIYFLDLIYEIIKATFDVAFNAVMMRNIDPVVVDIETVLERPVSQTILANSISLTPGTLSVDLDSENNIIKVATISPRKKEEIIPFEQYIKKMLE
- a CDS encoding cation:proton antiporter subunit C — its product is MAQTQLAILLTSGALVIIGLYSAIFLDNIVKKVIGISFIEEGANLFIVAIGYKAGGVVPILMPGMDTSWFASNAAYPLPFGLVLTSIVIGASTLAVMLALVMVLYRKYGTLSTKVMLADTSKQEEYHE
- the sfsA gene encoding DNA/RNA nuclease SfsA — translated: MDYVKGIFKNRPNRFIAEVEIDGKMEKAHVPNTGRCKELLVEDAAVWLKPSDNPNRKTKFSLHFVENKNVLVSLYSQQANSIVYDSIVEGKIKELVGYSVHQREKSVDNSRIDIYLSNETEECYVEVKGVTLIVDGEARFPDAPTERGVKHLKELIKLKKEKNRCIVFFLIQHPAGKFFRPNWENDPVFSQTLNEAYGEGVEILVYRCDNQLEGITLIPESLNFDLGKNFPDGIVND
- a CDS encoding DUF4040 domain-containing protein yields the protein MSKMIEFVLCLIIVLSAILALIQKDLLKAAILTGFSGGALAVLFQILLAPDVALTQAIVGAAIIPVFIALAVKKTQREDS
- a CDS encoding cation:proton antiporter — its product is MIEYVQSILLVLAAILIIISAIGLLTFDKGTKNVVYARIHIMGIFDVACIIALIAIGQYLLAGIYFILAPFIAHAIANAYWKKEDIENNLDLQNVEEDVDENNPFFHSKEKVQALESEDSEKLKADEKFSVTTLEIKEDE